One Vigna unguiculata cultivar IT97K-499-35 chromosome 7, ASM411807v1, whole genome shotgun sequence genomic region harbors:
- the LOC114191769 gene encoding protein LONGIFOLIA 1: protein MTTGIVRDQNLEKHIHKQMGCMAGFLQIFDRHQILTGKRIYSPKRLPPASPEPDKATASPARSVKSPAREVVQSEPKASSPALPVLEFKEGTRSSWKFSREAPRLSLDSRAMVDAKGTLHLHGREIPSENDGDKQRRSTSVIAKLMGLEPLPDSEPGPGPIAKLQRSASESRVSRDLSLPLPLPQCRFLDTNNFPSAVQVTNVVLENNNAAMDARLSNGRAADPPRQRAKKSFYDSADFFPEPKHTASVYGEIERRLRMRGINEPSKDLHTLKHILEALQLKGLLHSNDKSNQSPIVVMKPVRSVNRTGNDSPPLRSSPRRSPRVGNETRRIEQNERGSMSQSSRALSSSPNRRKQQNVEAQRRVGVDSRRGSVSVSPVHSPKASPRRNVGNQQVPCGSPRMRRNVERKLKMLGGAEDELSTVSENSFSTSSYPDTERYRLEEYKEGKDLLDRCDKLLNSIAEITAANELQPSPVSVLDSSFDKDDWCSPSPITKRCIDYKDQAAESEDDMWSAALCSSEEAASEDCDFVYVSEILRACSYLPEESDIFLLLEKQQCLKGKDTSKASTLQRRLIFDTLQEILERNQQLPPWKAVSYGEQRQKIWSEFRRIREREESESEDLFKVICGVLKKDMAEEMRGWGEWAVEMGDVVLDIERLVFKDLVGETIRELASFSPHCNSDKLPALRRKLLF from the exons atgacGACGGGTATAGTACGCGACCAGAACCTGGAGAAACACATTCACAAGCAGATGGGGTGCATGGCGGGTTTTCTTCAGATCTTCGATCGGCACCAGATACTCACCGGAAAACGCATTTACTCCCCCAAACGTCTCCCTCCG GCCTCACCGGAGCCTGACAAAGCCACTGCCTCGCCGGCTCGTTCCGTGAAGTCGCCGGCTAGGGAGGTGGTACAATCCGAACCCAAGGCGAGTTCTCCTGCGCTCCCTGTTCTGGAATTCAAAGAAGGCACGCGATCCTCGTGGAAGTTCTCGCGAGAGGCTCCGAGACTGTCTCTGGACAGCAGAGCCATGGTGGATGCGAAAGGAACGCTTCACCTTCACGGGCGTGAGATCCCCTCGGAGAACGATGGAGACAAGCAGCGTCGTTCCACCAGCGTCATTGCCAAGCTCATGGGCCTGGAGCCTCTGCCCGATTCAGAACCCGGGCCAGGGCCCATAGCAAAGCTGCAGAGATCCGCTTCGGAGTCCAGAGTGTCCAGAGATCTGTCTCTGCCTCTGCCACTGCCACAGTGTCGTTTTCTGGACACAAACAATTTCCCAAGCGCGGTTCAGGTCACCAATGTGGTCCTCGAGAATAATAATGCTGCCATGGATGCCCGATTGAGCAATGGCAGAGCTGCAGATCCACCCAGGCAAAGGGCCAAGAAGAGTTTCTACGACTCGGCGGATTTCTTCCCTGAGCCCAAACACACCGCTTCGGTGTACGGGGAGATTGAGCGGAGGTTGCGGATGCGAGGGATTAACGAGCCATCCAAGGATCTCCACACTCTCAAACACATCCTCGAGGCCTTGCAGCTCAAGGGGCTTTTGCATTCCAACGACAAATCCAACCAATCTCCCATTGTCGTTATGAAACCTGTCCGATCGGTGAACCGGACCGGGAACGATTCTCCTCCCCTCCGGTCCAGTCCTCGCCGGAGCCCCCGAGTTGGGAACGAGACCCGGAGGATTGAACAAAACGAACGGGGTTCAATGAGTCAAAGCAGCAGAGCACTAAGCTCGAGTCCAAACAGGAGGAAGCAGCAAAACGTGGAAGCGCAGAGGAGAGTGGGCGTTGATTCGAGGAGGGGGTCTGTGTCTGTCTCTCCAGTTCATTCTCCCAAGGCGAGCCCCAGAAGGAATGTAGGCAATCAGCAGGTGCCATGTGGATCGCCTAGAATGAGAAGAAATGTGGAGCGTAAGTTGAAAATGCTGGGTGGAGCAGAGGATGAATTGTCCACAGTTTCAGAGAACAGCTTCAGCACCTCTTCATATCCCGATACAGAG AGGTACAGGTTGGAAGAGTACAAGGAAGGGAAAGATCTGCTGGATAGGTGTGATAAGCTGCTGAACAGCATAGCAGAAATAACAGCAGCCAACGAGTTGCAACCGAGTCCAGTATCGGTTCTGGACTCCTCCTTTGACAAGGACGACTGGTGTTCACCATCCCCGATAACCAAACGCTGCATTGACTACAAAG ATCAAGCGGCGGAGTCGGAAGATGATATGTGGAGTGCGGCACTGTGCAGCAGCGAGGAGGCAGCGTCGGAGGATTGCGATTTCGTGTACGTATCGGAGATTCTTCGAGCGTGCAGTTACTTGCCGGAAGAGAGCGACATTTTTCTGTTACTGGAGAAGCAGCAATGCCTGAAAGGAAAGGATACCTCAAAGGCTTCCACGCTGCAGAGGCGGTTGATCTTCGACACTCTCCAGGAGATCCTGGAGCGGAACCAACAGTTGCCGCCGTGGAAGGCGGTGTCGTACGGCGAGCAGAGGCAGAAGATCTGGTCGGAGTTTCGGAGGATCCGAGAGAGGGAAGAATCGGAGTCGGAGGACTTGTTCAAGGTTATATGCGGAGTGTTGAAGAAGGACATGGCGGAGGAGATGCGGGGGTGGGGAGAATGGGCGGTGGAGATGGGGGATGTGGTGTTAGACATCGAACGTCTCGTGTTTAAAGATCTGGTTGGCGAAACCATTCGAGAACTCGCTTCGTTTTCTCCTCATTGTAACAGCGACAAGCTACCCGCGCTTCGTAGGAAACTCCTCTTTTGA